The genomic DNA GATAGCCACCAACAATACCATGCACTTCAAAAGTGGGTTTGGCCCAAACGGCTTCCATGATATCTAAAGGATCATTAGAGCGTAGGCTGGTTAAGCCATGTGCCCGCTTAAAATAGTCAATTGAAAATCCAGATTGAATGTAACCAGCTTTTTCCTGTTCAGAGATAGGGGTCCATGTGTCTTCAAAGCCTGGAATGGTGATGTTGCCCTGTTTATCCACACATTTAGCAATAAGCTCAGATAATTCAGACAAAGGGTTTCTGGCTGGACCACCAGCCATACCAGAGTGAACATCTTTTGTGCCTACTTCCAATTTAACAATAGCCGCCACATTGCCGCGTAAGGACATGCTCATGGCAGGTTGAGTATCAGAAGCCCAGATGGTATCAGAAATTACAATGTTATCAGCGGTGACTACTTTTTTATTGAGAAAATCTTCAAAGTTTGGACTACCAATTTCTTCTTCTAGCTCCCATATAAACTCCACATTGGTTTTTGCACCTAATGTTTTAGCAATGCTTGCAGCCCATAATGCGGTCATGGCGGGGCCTTTATCATCTGTGGCTCCTCTTGAGTAAAAGCGACCCTTGTCAAAGGTAAAGTCAAAAGGGTCACGTGTCCAACCATCCTTGCCTTTTTCAGCGGGTTGAACATCTAGGTGGTTGTAGATGGCAATGGTCTCAGCTTGTGGATCATTTTCTATCTTTCCATAAACAACTGGATTGCCTGAAGTAGGAATAATTTGCGCTTGGCCGCCATGTT from Oligoflexia bacterium includes the following:
- a CDS encoding M20/M25/M40 family metallo-hydrolase, producing MDLNKQDIANQIERSKDDLLNDYKTIVESPSISALQSHKPYIKETAEIAVRLIEKHGGQAQIIPTSGNPVVYGKIENDPQAETIAIYNHLDVQPAEKGKDGWTRDPFDFTFDKGRFYSRGATDDKGPAMTALWAASIAKTLGAKTNVEFIWELEEEIGSPNFEDFLNKKVVTADNIVISDTIWASDTQPAMSMSLRGNVAAIVKLEVGTKDVHSGMAGGPARNPLSELSELIAKCVDKQGNITIPGFEDTWTPISEQEKAGYIQSGFSIDYFKRAHGLTSLRSNDPLDIMEAVWAKPTFEVHGIVGGYQGEGVKTVVPPRAEAKISFRVVPGQDPDKVYDLFAAYAKQIIPDCTLEKERAAQPFSCNLETPLIPKIEDAIEFGFGKRPVKIREGGSIGAIVSMQNIIQKPIGFLGISLPEDSYHGPDESFAWQQMQGGVYAFTHLFCK